Proteins encoded within one genomic window of Episyrphus balteatus chromosome 1, idEpiBalt1.1, whole genome shotgun sequence:
- the LOC129908150 gene encoding uncharacterized protein LOC129908150 codes for MAEPTLDELKQQRASTKGSISRIKNIVESNSNALTSTELECRLGILESYFKQILAYQTKIEVLLPTDTSRGEIEDLYITAKTKILSLLGTGRRSSVADMTVSTVPHTISHLPKQRLPKFSRRYSDYKNFINSYNNLVENDLSLTKIEKFNYLLSCLSDQALGTVKAFQVTEANYPKALLSLKERYDNDCLIFLEYISQLIELPKVQKASSVSLRSLVDNISALISSLLSIGSHENICNAIIIHIAMSKVDTDTQSKWDEQLDYKKLPDWKDCASILNKRCQYLEARDSKQIRSEQCVKTFNKHSSTKPTIVNPHRPQTSLAANQRSCILCRDLNHSITNCKKFLELSVMDRFWKTKKLGLCLNCLGKGHSVSRCPSSYKCKTCKQAHHSLLHRTQPADTNSGIDTPSDTSGQSTSAATHSAMEKEQVPEAQVILATALVLIKDSSEGFQLGRVLLDSGSQVNFINEKFANSLGLRKHRKNVDIVGIGVTETKIKYQTQSTIRSRYSNFEISLEFLVAPSITGYQPEASLNVSSWNLPSNLELADENFNQPSQIDLLLGAEAFFDLLESGQIKLGEGLPSLQQTALGWIVSGRYKSK; via the coding sequence aTGGCTGAACCAACACTTGATGAATTAAAACAACAACGAGCTTCCACTAAAGGAAGTATATCTCGGATAAAGAATATCGTGGAATCAAATTCTAACGCCCTAACTTCAACTGAACTTGAATGTCGCCTAGGAATTTTGGAGTcgtattttaaacaaatattagcATATCAAACCAAAATAGAAGTTTTATTACCAACAGATACTAGTAGAGGTGAAATAGAAGATTTGTACATCACcgcaaaaactaaaattctttCGCTTTTGGGTACTGGTAGACGAAGTAGTGTCGCAGACATGACAGTTTCTACTGTCCCACATACAATTAGTCATCTTCCAAAACAACGTTTACCAAAGTTTAGTCGAAGATATTCAgactataaaaattttataaattcgtACAACAATTTGGTAGAAAATGATTTAAGTttgacaaaaatagaaaaatttaattacttGCTTTCTTGTTTGAGTGATCAAGCTCTTGGCACAGTTAAGGCTTTTCAAGTCACGGAAGCCAATTACCCCAAGGCACTTCTTAGTTTGAAAGAGCGCTATGATAATGATTGCCtcattttcttagaatatatcTCACAGCTGATCGAATTACCCAAGGTTCAAAAAGCTTCTTCTGTTTCTCTACGGAGCTTGGTAGACAATATTTCGGCGTTGATTAGTTCGCTACTTTCTATAGGATCGCATGAGAATATTTGTAACGCAATAATAATTCATATTGCGATGTCGAAGGTTGACACAGATACACAATCGAAGTGGGATGAACAACTGGACTATAAGAAGTTGCCGGATTGGAAGGATTGTGCCAGCATACTCAATAAACGGTGCCAATATTTGGAAGCAAGAGATAGCAAGCAGATTCGTTCGGAACAATGCGTGAAGACATTCAACAAACATTCATCAACAAAGCCAACAATAGTAAATCCTCATCGCCCACAAACTTCGCTTGCTGCAAACCAACGATCCTGTATCTTATGTCGAGACCTTAACCATTCAAttacaaattgtaaaaaatttcttgAGCTTTCGGTTATGGATAGATTTTGGAAAACCAAGAAACTAGGCTTGTGTCTGAATTGTTTAGGGAAGGGTCATAGTGTCTCTAGATGTCCGTCGTCTTATAAGTGCAAGACTTGTAAACAAGCACATCATAGCCTTTTGCATAGGACTCAACCTGCAGACACCAATTCTGGTATTGATACTCCCTCAGATACATCTGGTCAAAGCACATCGGCTGCAACTCATTCCGCAATGGAAAAAGAGCAAGTTCCTGAAGCACAAGTTATTTTAGCAACAGCATTAGTTCTTATCAAGGACTCATCGGAAGGCTTTCAACTCGGTAGGGTTCTACTAGATTCTGGTTCgcaagtcaattttattaatgaaaagTTCGCCAATTCACTTGGTCTAAGGAAACATCGTAAGAATGTTGACATCGTCGGAATAGGAGTgactgaaacaaaaataaaatatcaaactcAATCAACAATTCGTTCACGATATAGCAACTTTGAAATTTCTCTCGAGTTTTTAGTTGCACCTTCCATCACTGGGTATCAGCCTGAAGCATCTCTCAATGTAAGCAGTTGGAATCTACCTTCTAATTTAGAGCTTGCTGATGAGAATTTTAATCA